One region of Fragaria vesca subsp. vesca linkage group LG4, FraVesHawaii_1.0, whole genome shotgun sequence genomic DNA includes:
- the LOC101296198 gene encoding kinesin-like protein KIN12B-like, translating into MKSMQPRHNFLRETTEPPQSPNPSSGKPRVSRKHKASKENAPPPSDLNYTALDSKPSPAAKLKSPLPPRPPPSNPLKRKLEMVPENSVHGTSDSGVQLDIFQLVGVPLVENCMAGFNSSVFAYGQTGSGKTYTMWGPANALLDENLSSDQQGLTPRVLERLFARINEEQIKHADKQLKYQCQCSFLEIYNEQITDLLDPNPKSLQIREDVKSGVYVENLTEECVRNIKDVTQLLIKGLSNRRTGSTSINAESSRSHTVFTCVVESRYKSVADGISSFKSSRINLVDLAGSERQKLTGAAGERLKEAGNINRSLSQLGNLINILAEISQTGKQRHIPYRDSRLTFLLQESLGGNAKLAMVCAVSPTQSCKSETFSTLRFAQRAKAIKNKAVVNEVMQDDVNHLHEVIRQLRDELQRIKANGKNTVDTNGGHSAAWFRQSLNVLKASLKRPMMSSHIDDDGDEEMEIDEEAVERLCVEVANQSIHTPGSGFVTEQCSDDTDVKMEEEISDVPQKHTSRGPDDTNVKMEEVSGQEDAMIVDSVADAPDITGSFICKLLNEESASKKVHDDSPCEASEPAGEASVADVPNISHNGSVNCVSPSLMIVPCDAAPILKSPTPSVSPRVNTSRKSLRTSSMMTASQKDLFDGSQLSPNAMHISAEKPEKISSSIEPSAQTCKTFSAPAEQLAASIRHGLEIIGSHRHSSALRRSSFRFSLKPSESRQILPVPKVDAGVQTVDELPQEASMDYICNNCKNRIDQEGKEADELSNMELVPVDASEPADKCRMQVPKAVEKVLAGAIRREMALEDLCAKKTCEIMQLNRLVQQYKHERECNAIISQTREDKILRLESLMDGVLPTEEFMEEELLSLTHDYKLLKEKYENHPELLRTKIELKRVQDELENLRNFNEMGEREVLLEEIQDLRSQLQYYVDSSSTSSRIRNSVLQLTYSCEPKLAPLSTIQESTEESAEQKLEQERKQWTEVESTWISLSEELRTELEVSRSLVEKTKQELETEKKCAEELKEAMQLAMEGQSRMLEQYADLEEKHMELLIRHRKIRDGVDDVIKAAAKAGVRGAESKFIKSLAAEITALRLERERERRYLRDENKGLQAQLQDTAEAVQAAGELLIRLKEADEAVAIAQRQATEAKQEANIEIENLKKKHENEISSLNELLAQSRLPKEAIRPAYDNESHVAKYDLGEPHSLSDQRWKEEFEPFYNGEDGELRKLAEPSSWFSGYDRCNI; encoded by the exons ATGAAGTCGATGCAGCCGCGCCACAACTTCTTACGGGAGACCACGGAGCCTCCCCAGTCGCCAAACCCTAGCTCCGGCAAGCCTAGGGTTTCGCGGAAGCATAAAGCCTCCAAGGAGAACGCGCCTCCGCCTTCAGATCTCAACTATACGGCCTTGGATTCCAAGCCTTCGCCGGCCGCCAAGTTGAAGAGTCCGCTGCCGCCTCGACCGCCGCCGTCGAATCCTCTCAAACGGAAGCTCGAGATGGTTCCGGAGAACTCCGTCCATGGAACCTCTGATTCCGGCGTCCAG CTAGATATTTTCCAGCTTGTAGGAGTACCACTGGTTGAAAATTGTATGGCCGGGTTCAACAGTTCTGTGTTTGCATATGGACAG ACGGGAAGTGGAAAGACATACACTATGTGGGGTCCTGCAAATGCATTGTTGGATGAAAATTTATCAAGTGATCAACAAGGCTTAACTCCTCGTGTTCTCGAGCGTCTTTTTGCTCGCATAAATGAG GAGCAAATCAAGCATGCTGATAAACAACTGAAGTATCAGTGCCAGTGTTCATTTTTAGAG ATTTACAATGAACAAATCACAGATCTTTTGGATCCAAATCCAAAAAGTCTTCAG ATAAGAGAAGATGTTAAATCAGGTGTCTATGTTGAAAATCTCACAGAGGAATGTGTGCGCAACATCAAAGATGTGACTCAGCTTTTGATAAAG GGGTTGTCAAACAGGAGGACTGGTTCAACTAGTATCAATGCTGAGAGTTCTCGCTCACATACTGTATTTACCTGTGTTGTTGAATCTCGGTACAAG AGTGTGGCAGATGGAATAAGCAGCTTTAAAAGTAGTAGAATAAATCTTGTTGATCTAGCTGGGTCAGAGCGCCAAAAATTAACTGGTGCAGCTGGGGAACGTTTGAAGGAAGCAGGGAATATAAATCGATCACTCTCACAGCTAGG GAATTTGATAAACATCCTCGCTGAAATTTCTCAGACAGGAAAGCAAAGGCATATCCCCTATAGAGACTCCAGGTTGACATTTTTACTTCAGGAATCTCTTGGGGGCAATGCTAAGTTAGCAATGGTATGTGCTGTTTCTCCAACACAAAG CTGTAAGAGTGAGACTTTCAGTACGTTGAGATTTGCTCAGCGTGCCAAGGCTATCAAGAATAAGGCAGTTGTTAATGAAGTAATGCAGGATGATGTGAATCACTTGCATGAGGTGATACGCCAATTGAGG GATGAACTGCAGCGAATCAAAGCAAATGGGAAGAACACAGTTGATACAAATGGAGGTCATTCGGCGGCATGGTTTCGTCAAAGCTTGAATGTACTGAAGGCTAGTCTTAAACGTCCAATGATGTCATCTCATATTGACGATGATGGTGATGAGGAGATGGAAATTGATGAGGAAGCTGTTGAGAGGCTCTGTGTTGAAGTGGCTAACCAATCA ATCCACACACCTGGAAGTGGTTTTGTCACAGAACAATGTTCTGATGATACAGATGTTAAGATGGAAGAAGAAATATCTGATGTTCCTCAGAAGCACACATCTAGAGGTCCTGATGATACAAATGTCAAGATGGAAGAAGTTTCTGGACAAGAAGATGCCATGATTGTTGATTCTGTTGCTGACGCCCCAGATATTACAGGTTCCTTCATCTGCAAATTGCTAAATGAAGAGTCAGCCAGTAAAAAAGTACACGATGACTCCCCATGTGAAGCTTCTGAACCTGCTGGTGAAGCTTCAGTTGCAGATGTGCCCAATATATCACATAATGGCTCAGTAAATTGTGTTTCTCCAAGCCTCATGATAGTTCCATGTGATGCAGCCCCAATCCTAAAATCTCCTACTCCCAGTGTTTCACCCAGGGTGAACACCAGCAGGAAAAGTTTGAGGACATCATCAATGATGACAGCTTCTCAGAAGGATCTTTTTGATGGCAGTCAATTAAGCCCGAACGCCATGCACATATCTGCTGAAAAACCTGAAAAAATAAGCTCCTCTATTGAGCCATCAGCTCAGACATGTAAGACGTTTTCAGCGCCAGCTGAACAGTTAGCAGCAAGCATCCGCCATGGCCTTGAAATTATTGGTAGTCATCGCCATAGTTCTGCTTTGAGGAGATCCTCATTCAGGTTTTCACTGAAACCTTCAGAGTCAAGGCAGATTTTGCCAGTTCCCAAAGTTGATGCTGGTGTGCAAACTGTTGACGAGTTGCCACAAGAAGCTTCAATGGACTATATTTGTAATAATTGCAAGAACAGAATAGACCAAGAGGGTAAAGAGGCTGATGAGCTTTCTAATATGGAATTAGTACCTGTGGATGCATCAGAGCCTGCTGACAAATGCAGGATGCAAGTTCCAAAA GCCGTAGAGAAGGTGTTAGCCGGAGCCATCCGCAGAGAAATGGCATTAGAAGATTTATGTGCCAAGAAAACTTGTGAGATAATGCAGCTCAACCGTTTG GTGCAGCAGTACAAGCATGAGAGGGAGTGCAATGCTATTATATCCCAGACAAGGGAGGATAAGATTCTTCGCCTTGAGAGCCTTATGGATGGTGTTTTACCCACTGAGGAGTTCATGGAAGAAGAGCTACTGTCCCTCACACATGATTACAAG CTTTTGAAGGAGAAATATGAGAATCATCCAGAGCTTTTGAGGACAAAGATCGAGTTGAAAAGAGTTCAAGATGAGCTGGAAAATTTACGTAACTTTAATGAAATGGGTGAAAGAGAGGTGTTGTTGGAAGAGATTCAAGATTTAAGAAGCCAGCTACAGTATTATGTGGACTCTTCATCCACATCATCCCGCATACGAAACTCTGTGCTGCAGTTGACCTATTCCTGTGAGCCAAAGTTGGCCCCTCTTAGTACAATTCAAGAATCAACTGAGGAAAGTGCTGAGCAGAAACTTGAGCAGGAGAGGAAACAGTGGACTGAGGTAGAGAGTACATGGATTTCTCTTTCTGAGGAATTAAGAACTGAACTTGAGGTTAGCAGATCATTAGTTGAGAAGACAAAGCAGGAACTAGAAACAGAGAAGAAATGTGCCGAAGAGCTCAAGGAAGCAATGCAATTAGCAATGGAGGGGCAGTCGCGAATGTTGGAACAGTATGCAGATTTGGAAGAGAAACATATGGAACTTCTTATAAGGCACCGGAAAATCCGAGATGGAGTGGACGATGTAATAAAAGCAGCTGCTAAGGCAGGAGTTAGGGGTGCTGAGTCCAAGTTTATAAAATCTCTCGCTGCAGAAATTACAGCACTGAGATTAGAAAGAGAGAGAGAGAGGAGATATCTTAGAGATGAAAATAAGGGGCTTCAGGCTCAATTACAGGATACTGCTGAAGCTGTACAGGCTGCAGGTGAATTGCTGATACGACTTAAAGAAGCAGATGAGGCTGTTGCTATTGCGCAG AGGCAAGCTACAGAGGCCAAGCAAGAAGCAAACATTGAGATTGAAAATTTGAAGAAAAAACATGAGAACGAGATAAGCAGTCTAAATGAGCTCCTTGCTCAGTCTCGTTTACCCAAAGAAGCGATCCGACCTGCTTATGACAACGAGTCTCATGTGGCAAAATATGACCTAGGTGAGCCCCATAGTTTAAGTGATCAGCGGTGGAAAGAGGAATTCGAGCCATTCTACAATGGGGAAGATGGCGAGTTACGAAAACTTGCTGAACCCTCATCATGGTTCTCTGGTTACGACAGATGCAACATATAG
- the LOC101303990 gene encoding transcription factor bHLH78-like produces MEKDNSSGTPSWNPSSLMHSNELNCAPHQLPNSYFNANWDNSMDQSDPFESALSSMVSSPAASNAVGATAFPGEGGGDMIRELIGRLGSICNSGDISSLSYNNSTNNSCYSTPLNSSPPTKLNLSMVDPHMRGTFPIPAPSSHPSLAPFSADPGFVERAARFSSFGNLGGLNGQFNLNEAELAYRSMLKLDSGKLSRAASNQSLRSQMGAVQESIKSSSPQDGNSFPDKKVSRFSRSSTPENGELGDSREGSSVSEQIPAGDLSVKAENVSNSRKRKAVPKGKAKETSSSPSVKNGKAVTEEQPNSKRSKTDEASGNEKETQKSNKESNGGSKTTKDKSEVVEPPKDYIHVRARRGQATDSHSLAERVRREKISERMKFLQDLVPGCNKVTGKAVMLDEIINYVQSLQRQVEFLSMKLATVNPRMDLNMEALLSKEILQSQGALQNALYQLDSAVPASFPFGYQPQQLPPLHSNSISNETDTHFPVNLNAALTQNSTMQSPAFDRFGGANPQAPQFFEDDLQSMVQMGFGQIEQHSLHGSVASAQMKVEH; encoded by the exons ATGGAAAAGGACAACAGTTCAGGCACACCCAGCTGGAACCCTTCAAGCTTAATGCACTCCAATGAGCTCAATTGTGCTCCACACCAACTTCCCAATTCTTACTTCAATGCCAATTGGGACAATTCAATGGATCAGAGCGATCCCTTTGAGTCTGCTTTGAGTTCCATGGTGTCCTCACCGGCGGCTTCCAACGCCGTCGGTGCCACCGCCTTCCCCGGAGAAGGCGGAGGAGACATGATAAGAGAACTGATTGGAAGACTAGGAAGCATTTGCAACTCAGGAGACATATCTTCATTGTCTTACAATAACAGTACTAACAATTCATGCTATAGTACCCCACTAAACTCTTCACCGCCAACTAAGCTCAACTTGTCAATGGTTGATCCACATATGAGAGGCACTTTTCCAATCCCAGCACCCTCATCACACCCAAGTTTGGCTCCATTTTCAGCTGACCCTGGTTTTGTAGAGAGGGCTGCAAGGTTTTCCAGCTTTGGAAATCTTGGTGGTCTGAATGGTCAGTTCAATTTGAATGAAGCTGAATTGGCATATAGATCAATGCTGAAGCTTGATTCAGGCAAGCTTTCCAGAGCTGCTAGCAACCAATCACTGAGATCTCAAATGGGTGCTGTTCAAGAAAGCATCAAAAGCTCTTCACCCCAAGATGGGAATTCATTTCCTGATAAGAAGGTCAGCAGGTTCTCAAGGTCCTCCACCCCAGAAAATGGTGAATTGGGTGATTCCAGAGAAGGGTCATCAGTTTCTGAGCAGATCCCAGCTGGGGATTTGAGTGTGAAAGCAGAGAATGTTTCCAACTCAAGGAAGCGGAAGGCTGTTCCAAAAGGAAAAGCCAAAGAAACCTCTTCATCTCCCTCTGTTAAAAATGGCAAG GCTGTGACTGAAGAGCAACCAAATTCCAAGAGAAGCAAAACTGATGAAGCTTCTGGGAATGAAAAGGAAACTCAAAAGTCAAACAAAGAATCAAATGGAGGTAGCAAAACTACCAAGGATAAATCAGAGGTTGTTGAGCCTCCAAAGGACTATATACATGTCAGAGCCAGAAGGGGTCAAGCTACTGATAGCCATAGTCTGGCAGAAAGA GTTCGAAGAGAGAAAATTAGTGAAAGGATGAAGTTCCTTCAAGATCTTGTTCCTGGTTGCAACAAG GTAACTGGGAAAGCTGTGATGCTAGATGAGATCATAAACTATGTTCAATCATTGCAGCGCCAAGTCGAG TTTCTTTCGATGAAATTGGCGACTGTGAATCCTAGAATGGATTTGAACATGGAAGCTCTTCTGTCAAAGGAA ATTCTTCAATCTCAAGGAGCTTTACAGAATGCCCTTTACCAATTAGATTCCGCAGTCCCAGCATCATTTCCTTTTGGGTATCAACCCCAGCAACTTCCACCTTTACATAGCAACAGCATCTCAAATGAGACAGACACACATTTTCCAGTAAATTTAAATGCTGCACTGACTCAAAATTCAACCATGCAGTCGCCAGCTTTTGATAGATTTGGTGGAGCAAATCCTCAG GCTCCACAATTCTTCGAGGATGATCTCCAAAGTATGGTTCAAATGGGTTTTGGCCAGATTGAGCAGCATAGCCTTCATG GCTCAGTGGCTTCAGCTCAGATGAAAGTTGAGCATTAA